Part of the Pseudobdellovibrionaceae bacterium genome is shown below.
CTCACGCTACTTTGGCGGCGGATCAATGCGCCACTTCTTGGGGTCCGTCATCGAAACAACTCCTTTCGAAAATACGTCAGCGTCTATACCTTCATAATAACGCGAAGTGTCTTTGCGACAAAGAGTTTATGAGGTCCCCATGAGAAAAAACCAGGCTCTGTCTCATTACGGTTCGAAACTCGCCTCGAGATAAGACAACCTGGCAACACTTCGGCGACGATTGGGTTCCAGGTCCTAAACCTGATCACACAGCGTCAATGTCCACCCGATGCCATTTTGATTTTTAAATTATTTCACCGTCGAATAGCACGGAGCTGTTTGTTAGCTTGTCTTTTTTGCTTTTAAAGTACTGCCGTTTTAACGCCCACCGGACGGCTTCATTTTGTTGATCGGAGGGCTTTTGGTTCAGCCACGACAACGTATCGTCTATGTTGTCAAAAAGTGTGTCGTCGAAGGCTAGTGGGATGAGCAACTTGGAGCGACCAAGCAGACCATGAAGAGTGCTGTAAGGATAATCTTCAACTCTTTCAGCCATACAAGCCTGAACCGGATTTCTATAGTTATACTTGTAGGCATTGAGGTAGTAGCTGGGATGATCTAAAATCGTCTTATAGTGTCGGCCGGCAAATGTCTGATTAATACGATTCCCTGCTTGAGTTAGCCTCAAACTCACATTTTTTAGGAGCCGATACATGCACTGACTGATGTTGGCATCCGGTGTGGACGCTAGCAGGTGAAAATGGTTATTCATAAGAACAAAACTGTGGATTAGCAAATTATGATTAATCACTGTTAGGTATAACTCTTCACTAAAAACATCCCATACCTGTGGCATGGGCAAGTTAAACCACTCGCGATTAATACAGCGGCCACTGATATTGTAAGGATACTTCGACTGGAGAATAGCTCTTGCTCGGGGCATGGATGGAACTTGCTGCAAATGCATGCCATTTTTTTCTGTCAGCTGTGTGTGTATCTGGCACTTGTAGTGTCCGAATTACATTCCACAGGGTCCGGTAACCAGGCCAATCTATTTGGGGTTAAATGGGCGGACTCCGACGCTATGTGACCAGGTTTAGGACCTGGAACCCAAAAGTTCCCCGTGCTTACAAGCCCAAAACCTGGCGAGCTAGTTTCATGAAAGTCTGGGCCTCTATGCTTTCGGGATAACTTTCTACCACAGGAATGCCGGCTTCGCCGGTGAGTCCAATGTTGGGGTTAAATGGAATTTGCGCCAACTACCAAAAAAACGTGAGTTTCAAAGCATTAGCTGAATCCCCAACTGGATGTAAAAAAGGTACGCCATAAAATGAGAATGACGGTAGGGTCGTCTCAAACAGGGGGATGGACGCATTGCACCCCTCTCCGCGGAGGTGAAAGTAAACATAACTCTTTTTGCCCGCTTCAGGATCGTAGAGAATTCCACCATAGTCGTCCACTGCACAGTCGTATAAATAGGGTTCGTCAACATAGCCACGATACGACCGAGAAAGGTGAAATCCAGTTTGGTGCCATTCGGAATCATAATTAACCCATTCTAGCTCGAACCGTATGTAGAGAGAATTATTTGCTTCGGAGTACGTAATTTCTCGTGTAAATCTACCTTCCGCATCTTTTGCTATGTTAAGTTGAGCTTCTACATAATCAACGTTGGCCAATACTGGTTTGGACAAGAGTAGTATGGCATATATTACGATATTCTTCATAACTTGTTACCCCCCTTTAAATTTCCAATCTACTAGTGGAATGTCTTTAGAGTCAAATTTTGCTATTTAGAGCCAATGGGACCGGCCTCCAAATCCAGTGAACTAAGACCAGACGCATCCAGACCTTGGTCTCGGTCACAGATCATCACATCGACATTCACGTTCATCGCACAAAACAGTGGCTGCGACATCAAAAGCGCTTTGAACGGTGAATTGAGATAATCATAATGGGATCCGGCCTGCAATGTTTTACCGAGTTAACAGGTGTTTTGGGATTTTTCTGTAAATGTTGTTTAAGTGAGTTTTTACAGTAGATGGCGCGATATTCAGGTGTTCGCCAATTTCCCGGTTCGAAAAGCCTTTGAGGATCATCGCTGAGATTTCGAACTCTCTCGGTGTGATCAAAAAGCTTTTAAGGGCTTCAAGGCGGGCCTCTAAGATCTCATCTTGAGGAGTCAACACAATTACATATTGATCGTCACGATTGATCATCAGGACGTCACACCATTGACCATGCATTTGAATATTGCGGCCATAATTGTTGCTACAGGAGCCGGAAAATTTTGAAAGGCAATCTTCATTGCAAGAGACTCCAAGCTGATCATTACAAATTGCAACACAGGCCGGGTTTTGGAATTTCACTGGACCACCGGGGGCTTTCATGCACAGACCAATGGATGTTGATTTATCTAAGGAACATTCTGTTTCTTGGAAATTTCCACCCCGGGGGTCGATGTTATTTTCGACAGACATGTGGCATAGGTATCTGAATCAAACAGATAAAACAAGGGAGGATGCCATGGGGTCATTCATCAAAACCGCAAAACTGTTTTCTTTCTGGCTGCCGTTGATTGTAACAAGTGCAAATGCTGCTGAATGCTTTAACCTAATGGAGTTAGGTCGTCAGACGCCGTCCTATGAACTTTGTGTAAAAGCGACGGGATCAATGAATCCAGGAGGGTGGAAGCCAGCCAATGTTGTTTTGAAGTTGCAAAGCAATAACTCCATCTTATCTGAATCCAAAGCTGCACTTATCTTCTCGCAGGCGACTGGAGAGAACCTCTCTTTTAATAAAATAGTGCTTACGGAGGAACCCGTAGGTAACGACACCTTGATCAAAAAAGTAAATCGTTTTGTTATTCAAGAGATGAACCCTATAGAATTTAAGGTTTCATTTGGCGATCAGCAAAATACAGACGGCCTTGTGAGTATGGGCGAACAGCTCTATGTCTACAAAAGGGTGGGCGCTGAAAACTAGCCGATTTAGGACCTGGAACCCAATACCTGGCGAGCTAGTTTCATGAAAGCCTGGGCCTCTATGCTTTCGGGGTAACTTTCTACCACGGGCATGCCGGCTTCGCCGGTGAGTCCAATGTTGGGGTTAAATGGAATTTGCGCCAACTTCTCAATGCCTTTGCTATCAAGGTATTGATCGAGTTCACCTTTTGGAAACAAGGCTATGGGGTCGCCACCGCCGGGGGGTTGAAAATAGGCCATGTTCTCTACCACGCCGAGATTTTTTACATTTGTTTTTTCAAACATATCGATGGATTTTTTAGCATCGATGAGTGCGATATTTTGCGGTGTGCAGACGGTGACAGCTCCATCCACCGGAACTTTTTGGGCCACAGTGAGAGCGATGTCGCCGGTGCCTGGAGGCAAATCAATGATGAGAATGTCCAAATCCCCCCAGTCCACATCGCGAAAAAACTGGTCCATGGCTTTAAACAGCATGGGTCCCCGCCAAATCACAGCGGAGTCTTCATCTACCAGAAAGCCCATGCTCATCAGCTTCACTCCATGCCTTACCAAAGGCTGGATTTTTTGATTCTCATCCACCACGGGACGTTGATGAAGGGCCCCAAATAGCCGCGGCATGCTAGGACCATAAAGATCAGCATCCAGCAGCCCCACCTTTTGTCCTAATTTTTTTAATCCCAGGGCCAAATTGGCGGCCACAGTGCTTTTGCCCACGCCACCCTTGCCTGAGCCAACGGCAATAATGCGCTTGATACCAGCAATGGGAGTTTGTTGATCAAATGGGTTCATGGCATCTCCTTTAATGGCAAGAGTTGAAAATCAACGCCGCGTCACTATAATTATTAAATGGACCCTAATGTAAAGAATTTTCTGATCGTAAACGGCATCGTGGTGTTGGCGCTGGTGTTCTATTTTCTAAAGCGGCGCAATAACCAACCTACCGTTTTGAAGATGAAAAAATCTGCAGGTTCGAAAGTGGCTGCGGTGTCCCAATCAGTTCCGGAGCCCCAGGAGGCGATTTTGAATGGGGAGAGGCCCAAGGGTCGTGATCTCAATGTGATCTTTGTTTTTAATGGCCATCCCTTTGATGCCTATGAGGCCTTGGGTTTGCCGGCGGGTAGTCCCATGCCCGCAGTGAAGCGGGCCTACGAAGACTCTGTAAAAAAAGTGAATGCGGATTCAAGGGAGTTTATTGATAAAGCCTACGAGTCCATTTGCCGAAAAACGGGCTCCGGTCATTAGAATCCCCTTTTGGGGTGTGGTTTTCGCCCCGCCCTCATCCATAAAATTTTAAAGATTTTCATAGCGTTAGCCGCCCGAGATGGGTGCGATTTGGTTGACTGAAATCGACCGCAAATGGTACCCGAAAAGCTTAAAAGGTTTGATGGCCAAACCAAGTAGAACTTGCCCGCTTTTTATTGAGGAGCCCAACATGCAGGTTAATCGTCTTAAGGACCTCCAAACGCTCGTGTCGCTGGCAAAGCGACGGGGTATTATTTTTCAAAGTAGCGAAATTTACGGAGGGTTAAATTCCTGCTGGGATTATGGCCCTTTAGGATCCCAATTTAAGTATAACGTGAAACAAGCGTGGTGGAAGGCGATGACTCGCCGGCGGGATATTGTAGGCCTTGATGCTGCTATATTGATGCATCCAAAGGTTTGGCATGCCTCGGGCCATGTGGAAGGCTTTACCGATCCGCTTGTGGACTGTCGCAACTGCAAAGCCCGCTTTCGTTTAGATACGGCACCGAAAAAAGACGGGCAAGTGGTGTGCCCCGAGTGTGGTTCTTCAAATATCACAGAAGCCCGTAATTTTAATCTCATGTTTAAAACATTTATGGGGCCGGTGGAAGAAGACGCGGCGGTGGTTTTTTTGCGTCCCGAAACGGCGCAGGGAATTTATGTTAACTTTGAAAATGTGGCCACCAGTGCGAGAAAGAAGATTCCATTTGGGATTGCCCAAATAGGAAAGTCATTCAGAAATGAAATCACTCCGGGCAACTTCATTTTCAGAACTCGTGAATTTGAGCAAATGGAAATGCAGTATTTTGTAAAGCCAGGCGAAGATGAGCAATGGTTTGAAACTTGGAAAGAGACCCGTTGGAACTTCTATTTGCATCTCGGTCTTGATGAGCGAAAATTGCGATTTCATCAGCACGGCGAAGGTGAGTTAGCTCACTATGCGAAAGCGGCATTTGACGTTCACTACGAATTCCCCTTTGGTTGGCAGGAACTCGAAGGCATTCACAATCGCAGTGATTTTGATTTGTCTCAGCATCAGAAATTTAGTGGTAAAAAACTAGAATATTTCGACGACACGACAAAAGAAAAGTATCTGCCCTATGTGATTGAAACGGCCGTGGGTTGTGACCGTCTTTGTTTGGCACTTCTTTGTGATGCTTATCGAGAAGAGGTCACAACAGATGCCAATGGTAAAGAAGACACAAGGGTGGTGTTGGGTTTAAAACCATCGGTGGCCCCAGTGAAAGCCGCCGTCTTACCGCTTTCTAAGAAATCGCCCTTAACTGAGATTTCACAAAAAATATTCGACGACCTAAGCCTCGATTGGGAAATTGACTATGACGATGCTGGCAGTATCGGAAAACGGTATCGACGACAAGACGAGATAGGCACGCCTCTTTGTATCACCGTTGATTTCGATACGTCTGAAGATCAAAAAGTCACTGTACGCCACAGAGACAGCATGGAACAGGACCGCGTGGAGTTGGCGCAACTGAAAACCTATGTGGCCAATAAACTTGCAGAATGATTTTATCGTTTTAATTTTGATTAACCCTGAGGAGGGGGAATGAGCTTGTCAACAGAACCACAAAGCAGCCAGTCAAAGAAGAAAGTTCCCCAACAATCGGTCTACTTTTTCTCTAAAGGAGAGACCGACGGCCACACGGGAATGCGCGATACCCTTGGCGGCAAGGGGGCCAATTTAGCGGAAATGACAAGCCTGGGTTTGCCGGTGCCTCCAGGGTTCACCATTTCCACAGATGTTTGCCAGGCCTTTTATGATAATGACGAGCACCTGCCCGATGAAGTTGTGGCGGCGGTGGAAAAGGCCTTGTCCCGAGTAGAAGGCGTGATGGGCAAACAGTTTGGTTCAGCTGAAAACCCATTGCTGGTGAGTGTTCGCTCTGGTGCGCGGGTGAGCATGCCCGGGATGATGGACACCATTTTAAATCTGGGTCTTAATGATAAAACCGTGCAAGGCTTAGCTCAGGTTTCGGGCAACGAACGTTTTGCTTGGGACTCCTATCGAAGATTTCTGCAAATGTATTCTGATGTGGTTATGGGCATGAATGGTTCGCTCTTAGAAGTGACCCTAGAAGATCTAAAATTTGATAAGGGATACAAGTCAGACACAGAGCTGACTGTCGATGATTTAAAAAAATTAGTGGATCAATTTCGCAGACAAATTCTACAGGATACGGGTAAAGCCTTTCCTGAAAAACCCAAAGATCAATTGTGGGGAGCCATTAAAGCCGTATTTAAAAGTTGGAACACGGCTCGAGCGGTAACATACAGAGAGCTGCACGGTTACCCTCACAATTGGGGAACGGCCGTGAATGTTCAGAGTATGGTCTTTGGAAATATGGGCGACGACTCGGCAACGGGTGTGGCGTTTACAAGAGACCCATCTACTGGCGAAAAAAAATTCTACGGAGAATTTTTGATCAATGCGCAGGGTGAAGATGTGGTGGCAGGAATTCGAACGCCCCAACCAATTACAAAATTAGATGGTGA
Proteins encoded:
- a CDS encoding Mrp/NBP35 family ATP-binding protein, which produces MNPFDQQTPIAGIKRIIAVGSGKGGVGKSTVAANLALGLKKLGQKVGLLDADLYGPSMPRLFGALHQRPVVDENQKIQPLVRHGVKLMSMGFLVDEDSAVIWRGPMLFKAMDQFFRDVDWGDLDILIIDLPPGTGDIALTVAQKVPVDGAVTVCTPQNIALIDAKKSIDMFEKTNVKNLGVVENMAYFQPPGGGDPIALFPKGELDQYLDSKGIEKLAQIPFNPNIGLTGEAGMPVVESYPESIEAQAFMKLARQVLGSRS
- a CDS encoding glycine--tRNA ligase: MQVNRLKDLQTLVSLAKRRGIIFQSSEIYGGLNSCWDYGPLGSQFKYNVKQAWWKAMTRRRDIVGLDAAILMHPKVWHASGHVEGFTDPLVDCRNCKARFRLDTAPKKDGQVVCPECGSSNITEARNFNLMFKTFMGPVEEDAAVVFLRPETAQGIYVNFENVATSARKKIPFGIAQIGKSFRNEITPGNFIFRTREFEQMEMQYFVKPGEDEQWFETWKETRWNFYLHLGLDERKLRFHQHGEGELAHYAKAAFDVHYEFPFGWQELEGIHNRSDFDLSQHQKFSGKKLEYFDDTTKEKYLPYVIETAVGCDRLCLALLCDAYREEVTTDANGKEDTRVVLGLKPSVAPVKAAVLPLSKKSPLTEISQKIFDDLSLDWEIDYDDAGSIGKRYRRQDEIGTPLCITVDFDTSEDQKVTVRHRDSMEQDRVELAQLKTYVANKLAE
- a CDS encoding helix-turn-helix transcriptional regulator, producing the protein MINRDDQYVIVLTPQDEILEARLEALKSFLITPREFEISAMILKGFSNREIGEHLNIAPSTVKTHLNNIYRKIPKHLLTR